Proteins from a single region of Flavobacteriales bacterium:
- a CDS encoding universal stress protein produces the protein MSYQNPLILVPTGFSPQSLSAVDQAVSFAKHTKGKVMLLTVTEPTSIWSGFLEKDEENQLIRQKIEEKLRSLAAQYEGQGVEIVTRIEEGTPYEMIKTVADEEDADMIIMGTNGAPKGMRKRFIGSNAMRVVSSTQRPVVTIKGAEHNIGIKNIILPLDLTKETKQKVGHAVTLAKLYGSTVHAVSVIDTNDDFVVKHLKANMRQVHDFIEKEGVKVMSDFIKRIGDESFASALIHYGIEKEGDLFVIMTQEETKVSEFFVGSLAQKIIYHSPIPVLSIRPKQLTHTVSGGGLGV, from the coding sequence ATGAGCTACCAAAATCCTTTGATCCTCGTTCCAACTGGCTTTTCTCCGCAATCGTTGTCAGCTGTAGATCAGGCCGTAAGTTTTGCAAAGCACACTAAAGGAAAGGTAATGTTGCTGACGGTAACGGAGCCTACCAGCATTTGGAGTGGTTTTTTGGAAAAGGATGAAGAGAATCAACTCATTAGACAAAAGATCGAGGAAAAGCTTCGTTCTTTGGCTGCACAATATGAAGGTCAAGGTGTGGAGATCGTAACGCGTATCGAAGAAGGAACTCCCTATGAAATGATCAAGACCGTAGCCGATGAAGAAGATGCCGACATGATCATAATGGGGACCAACGGTGCGCCTAAAGGAATGCGGAAACGCTTTATCGGGTCAAACGCCATGCGTGTCGTATCCAGCACTCAGCGACCAGTGGTCACGATCAAAGGAGCAGAGCACAACATTGGCATCAAGAACATTATCCTGCCTCTCGATCTTACCAAAGAGACCAAGCAAAAGGTTGGGCATGCCGTTACCTTGGCCAAACTATACGGCTCTACGGTACACGCCGTGAGCGTCATCGACACCAATGATGATTTTGTAGTGAAGCACCTAAAGGCAAACATGCGCCAAGTGCACGATTTCATCGAGAAAGAAGGAGTGAAAGTAATGTCAGATTTCATCAAGCGAATCGGCGATGAGAGCTTTGCTTCGGCCTTGATCCACTATGGAATCGAAAAAGAAGGAGACCTATTTGTCATCATGACCCAAGAAGAGACTAAAGTAAGTGAGTTCTTCGTGGGATCATTGGCGCAAAAGATCATCTATCACTCGCCGATTCCGGTCTTGTCGATCCGCCCGAAACAACTCACCCATACAGTGAGCGGTGGCGGGCTTGGCGTTTAA